A DNA window from Fusarium fujikuroi IMI 58289 draft genome, chromosome FFUJ_chr11 contains the following coding sequences:
- a CDS encoding related to fluconazole resistance protein (FLU1), translating to MTHKHSQIQERLQVEEKVLGLSPETLSQNSSSTETLSEIRVPLGLDALEPSFSLSEHLHSVGVDLATRRDEADRFLSPFSWSGWKKTITLLGPFMASTLAAYAAGAYALASEPLRAKWDISDFLFNLGISLFVVGFAFTPMILAPISETHGRYWTFVSSGIVFFLGTLGCAVTESYAGMMVSRLITGNRAAVFATLTGGVVSDLYRKEDRNTPMALYSMTIMVGASLGPLISGTVVDLLGWRWIFFIQAIAIGITTTTLFFLFEETRSNVLLRRKCFVLNAVPIKTSAGKLINFGSAMEERLDIEVSIIWRSFAFPLRLLWKEPIVFCMSLWVSFAWAIMYMQFSSIGLVFRSVYGFDNAAVGAVYTATIVGSIVGIGISLLQETIIKRVLPHKEPLSTPEQRLLSPCIQSVLLPIGLFWFFMTARPDISWISPCVALGSCSMGIFSIYLAVFNYLADTYHGYASSALAAQSLCRNILGGVFPLVTARMISNLTLQGTGGLLGGLGLLLTAIPWLLYFCGQRIRAHSPFAKGME from the coding sequence ATGACTCACAAGCATTCTCAGATTCAAGAGCGCCTCCaggttgaggagaaggtcCTAGGACTTTCTCCCGAAACTCTTTCTCAGAACTCCTCTTCGACTGAGACTCTAAGCGAGATTCGAGTACCCCTCGGCCTTGACGCCCTCGAACCCTCATTCTCACTCTCTGAACATCTTCACTCTGTCGGAGTTGACCTCGCAACCAGACGAGATGAAGCAGACAGATTCCTGTCACCATTTAGTTGGTCAGGTTGGAAGAAGACCATCACTCTATTGGGACCTTTCATGGCATCGACCCTCGCGGCATACGCAGCTGGAGCCTACGCACTGGCTTCAGAGCCTCTTCGTGCGAAATGGGACATCAGTGACTTCCTTTTCAATTTGGGAATATCTCTATTCGTTGTCGGGTTTGCCTTCACCCCCATGATTCTCGCCCCAATCAGCGAAACGCATGGTCGATACTGGACCTTTGTTAGCTCAggcatcgtcttcttcctcgggaCTCTAGGATGCGCTGTGACGGAAAGCTACGCCGGCATGATGGTCTCTCGTCTGATCACGGGAAACAGGGCTGCAGTGTTTGCTACCCTCACCGGCGGTGTTGTGAGTGACCTCTATCGCAAAGAGGACCGCAATACGCCAATGGCTTTGTACTCCATGACAATCATGGTCGGTGCTAGTCTCGGACCACTCATCAGCGGAACCGTCGTGGACCTTCTCGGCTGGCGGTGGATCTTCTTTATCCAAGCCATCGCCATTGGGATAACGACAACAAcattattctttctttttgaagAGACTAGGAGCAACGTCCTATTACGCCGAAAGTGCTTCGTCCTGAATGCGGTCCCCATCAAAACATCAGCAGGAAAACTAATCAATTTTGGGTCTGCGATGGAAGAACGTCTCGACATTGAGGTCAGTATTATCTGGCGAAGCTTTGCTTTCCCACTGCGTCTTCTTTGGAAAGAGCCTATTGTGTTCTGTATGTCGTTGTGGGTCTCCTTTGCTTGGGCAATCATGTACATGCAATTCAGCAGTATTGGACTGGTGTTTCGCAGCGTATATGGCTTCGACAACGCTGCAGTTGGTGCAGTCTATACTGCTACTATTGTTGGCTCGATTGTTGGCATCGGAATCTCATTACTACAGGAAACTATCATAAAACGAGTGCTGCCTCACAAAGAGCCTCTGTCTACGCCAGAACAACGTTTGCTCTCGCCTTGCATACAGTCCGTTCTCTTGCCAATCGGCCTCTTCTGGTTCTTCATGACAGCTAGGCCAGATATTTCGTGGATATCTCCTTGCGTAGCCCTTGGATCGTGTTCAATGGGGATCTTCAGCATCTATCTCGCCGTGTTTAATTATCTCGCTGATACATATCATGGGTATGCCTCTTCGGCTTTGGCAGCTCAGAGTCTGTGTCGAAATATCTTGGGCGGAGTGTTCCCACTCGTCACGGCTAGAATGATAAGCAATTTGACACTGCAAGGGACTGGTGGTCTACTTGGTGGCCTTGGGCTGTTATTGACCGCTATTCCATGGCTGCTTTACTTCTGTGGGCAAAGAATTAGAGCTCACAGTCCGTTCGCGAAGGGAATGGAATGA
- a CDS encoding related to hexose transporter protein, with protein MTTNIPSTRPVHTVAEILAQDKSSVFALTPSLIHLYAILAPACLVVCATNGYDGSVLTSLQGVTAWKDQFGSPKGALLGITSASYPLGAIISTPFSAYISDRFGRRLSIIIGSFIMMIGVIVQCASTNIETFIGGRIIVGFGITLALAAAPVLISELAHPRHRVLFGSLYNTSFYLGALLAGWVAFGSYRIHSAWAWRLPTLLQAGPACIQVCFVFFLDESPRWLAFKDRGDEAYRVLVKNHGDGDWDSPLIQAEFWEMNETLKAEREIEGKGLGLFLDTPANRKRLAILITLAVFDQWSGNGLVSYYLTKILSSIGIATQHEQTMLNGTISTVNYATALFAAVLSTKVGRRSMFVGGGIAMFLTFSALTASIAIYNETGSKAASKSALAFIFIYYTSFNICLNPLLFLYPTEILPFRLRAMGLSILVFSTKAASFFNQFVNPVGMDSLGWKYYLVYVGWLLVEIAVFWCLYPETKGYTLERIQEAFGEDVKLDGPEENGKMMEVNDEDSTHVEKVAQSTVNFA; from the coding sequence ATGACTACCAATATTCCTTCCACTCGCCCAGTCCATACTGTGGCCGAGATCCTCGCCCAGGACAAGAGTTCTGTCTTCGCCCTCACCCCATCACTCATCCATCTCTACGCAATCCTCGCTCCAGCCTGCCTCGTCGTGTGTGCAACCAACGGTTATGATGGAAGTGTCCTTACATCCCTTCAAGGTGTAACCGCATGGAAAGACCAATTCGGTTCCCCCAAGGGCGCTCTTCTCGGTATCACCAGCGCTTCTTATCCGCTCGGTGCCATCATCTCGACTCCCTTTTCGGCTTATATCTCGGATCGATTCGGTCGTCGACTGTCTATCATCATTGGGAGCTTCATAATGATGATTGGAGTCATTGTCCAGTGTGCCAGCACAAACATCGAAACTTTTATCGGAGGACGTATCATCGTTGGCTTCGGTATCACACTCGCTCTCGCTGCTGCCCCAGTTCTTATCTCTGAGCTCGCCCATCCTCGACATCGAGTTCTCTTTGGCTCGCTATACAATACGAGCTTCTATCTTGGTGCTCTTCTGGCCGGATGGGTAGCGTTTGGGAGTTATCGCATTCATAGCGCTTGGGCTTGGCGTCTTCCAactcttcttcaagctgggCCAGCCTGTATCCAAGTGTGTTTCGTATTTTTTCTGGATGAATCTCCTCGGTGGTTGGCATTTAAGGATCGAGGGGATGAGGCGTACAGGGTGTTGGTGAAGAatcatggcgatggtgacTGGGATAGTCCTCTTATACAAGCTGAGTTCTGGGAGATGAACGAAACTCTAAAAGCCGAGCGTGAGATCGAAGGAAAGGGCCTCGGGCTTTTCCTTGATACACCCGCAAACCGGAAGCGACTCGCTATCCTCATCACACTCGCAGTCTTTGACCAATGGTCTGGCAACGGCCTCGTATCATACTACCTCACCAAGATCTTGTCAAGTATCGGCATTGCAACCCAGCACGAACAGACTATGCTGAACGGAACCATAAGTACTGTCAATTATGCAACGGCTCTTTTCGCCGCTGTCTTATCCACCAAAGTCGGCCGTCGTTCTATGTTTGTTGGAGGTGGCATTGCAATGTTTCTCACATTCTCAGCACTCACTGCGAGTATTGCGATATACAACGAGACCGGCTCCAAGGCAGCAAGCAAGTCCGCCCTAGCGTTCATCTTTATCTACTACACTTCATTCAATATCTGCCTCAACCcgctcttgttcttgtatcCCACCGAGATTCTGCCCTTCAGGCTTCGAGCCATGGGACTGAGTATTCTAGTTTTCTCTACCAAAGCAGCTTCGTTCTTCAATCAATTTGTCAACCCTGTTGGTATGGATTCTCTCGGTTGGAAATATTATCTTGTTTATGTTGGTTGGCTGTTGGTCGAGATTGCTGTCTTCTGGTGTCTTTACCCGGAGACGAAAGGTTACACACTTGAAAGAATTCAGGAAGCGTTTGGAGAGGACGTCAAGTTGGATGGGCCTGAGGAAAACGGTaagatgatggaggtgaATGACGAGGACAGTACCCACGTTGAGAAGGTGGCCCAGTCCACGGTCAATTTTGCGTGA